The proteins below come from a single Mycobacterium parmense genomic window:
- the alkX gene encoding TetR family transcriptional regulator AlkX, with the protein MKRIPYAEASRALLRDSVLDAMRDELLTRDWSAITLTDVARAAGISRQTIYNEFGSRHGLAQGYALRLADHLVDTIHASLESNVGDFYEAFLQGFRSFFSESAADPLVISLLTGAAKPDLLQIITTDSAPIITRASARLTSAFTSTWVSTSDEDAGVLARAIVRLAMSYVSMPPEADHDVAADLARLMTPFAERHGVVNAP; encoded by the coding sequence GTGAAGCGGATCCCTTACGCCGAGGCGTCGCGGGCCCTGCTGCGCGACTCGGTGCTGGACGCGATGCGCGACGAGCTGCTGACCCGCGACTGGTCGGCCATCACGCTCACCGATGTGGCGCGGGCGGCGGGGATCAGCCGGCAGACTATCTACAACGAGTTCGGCTCGCGCCACGGCCTGGCGCAGGGGTACGCCTTGCGCCTGGCCGATCACCTCGTCGACACCATCCACGCCTCCCTGGAAAGCAACGTCGGCGACTTCTATGAAGCCTTCCTGCAGGGTTTTCGTTCCTTCTTCTCAGAGTCTGCCGCCGACCCGCTGGTGATCTCGTTGCTGACCGGCGCCGCCAAGCCCGACCTGCTGCAGATCATCACCACCGACAGCGCACCCATCATCACCCGGGCGTCGGCCCGGCTGACCTCGGCATTCACCAGCACCTGGGTTTCCACCAGCGACGAGGACGCCGGGGTGCTGGCGCGCGCGATCGTGCGGCTGGCGATGAGCTACGTGTCGATGCCGCCCGAGGCCGACCACGACGTCGCGGCCGACCTGGCGCGGCTGATGACGCCCTTCGCGGAGCGCCACGGGGTCGTCAACGCGCCCTGA
- the manA gene encoding mannose-6-phosphate isomerase, class I, with amino-acid sequence MELLRGALRTYAWGSRTAIAEFTGRPVPAAHPEAELWFGAHPGDPAFLETEDGEVSLLDAVVADPEGQLGPGSRARFGDVLPFLFKVLAADEPLSLQAHPSAAQAIEGYLREERLGIPLSSPVRNYRDTSHKPELLVALQSFEALAGFRQASRTTELLRALAVSDLDPYIDLLNDQSDADGLRALFTTWITAPQPDIDVLVPAVLDGAIHYVSSGATEFADEAKTVLELGERYPGDAGVLAALLLNRICLAPGEAIFVPAGNLHTYLRGFAVEVMANSDNVLRGGLTPKHVDVPELLRVLDFEPTAEAQLRPHVRREGFGLIYETPADEFAVALLDLEGEYLGHEVDASCSHEGPQILLCTQGATTVHGKSGSLTLERGMAAWVAADDAPIRLVAREPTKLFRATVGL; translated from the coding sequence GTGGAACTGCTACGCGGGGCGTTGAGGACGTACGCATGGGGATCGCGCACGGCCATCGCCGAATTCACCGGGCGTCCGGTGCCGGCGGCCCACCCGGAGGCCGAGCTCTGGTTCGGCGCCCACCCGGGCGACCCGGCCTTCCTCGAGACGGAGGACGGCGAGGTCTCGCTGCTGGATGCGGTGGTCGCCGACCCCGAGGGCCAGCTCGGGCCCGGATCGCGCGCCAGGTTCGGTGACGTCCTGCCGTTCCTGTTCAAGGTCCTGGCGGCCGACGAGCCGCTGTCGTTGCAGGCCCACCCCAGCGCGGCCCAGGCGATCGAGGGTTACCTGCGCGAGGAGCGGCTGGGCATACCGCTGTCCTCGCCGGTGCGCAACTACCGGGACACGTCCCACAAGCCCGAGCTGCTGGTCGCCCTGCAGTCGTTCGAGGCGCTCGCCGGTTTCCGGCAGGCCTCCCGCACCACCGAACTGCTGCGGGCGCTGGCCGTCTCCGACCTCGACCCCTACATCGACCTGCTCAACGACCAATCCGACGCCGACGGCCTGCGCGCGCTGTTCACCACCTGGATCACCGCGCCACAGCCCGACATCGACGTGCTGGTGCCCGCCGTGCTCGACGGCGCCATCCACTATGTGAGCTCCGGGGCAACGGAGTTCGCCGACGAAGCCAAAACCGTGCTGGAGCTCGGCGAGCGTTACCCCGGCGACGCCGGCGTGCTGGCGGCGTTGCTGCTCAACCGCATCTGCCTGGCGCCCGGCGAGGCCATCTTCGTCCCCGCCGGCAACCTGCACACCTACCTGCGCGGTTTCGCGGTGGAGGTGATGGCCAACTCCGACAACGTGTTACGCGGCGGCCTGACCCCCAAGCACGTGGACGTGCCCGAGTTGCTGCGGGTGCTGGACTTCGAACCCACCGCCGAGGCGCAGCTGCGCCCGCACGTACGCCGCGAGGGATTCGGGCTGATCTACGAAACCCCGGCCGACGAGTTCGCGGTCGCGCTCCTGGACCTCGAGGGCGAATACCTCGGCCACGAGGTCGACGCGTCGTGCAGCCATGAAGGCCCGCAGATCCTGCTGTGCACGCAGGGCGCCACGACGGTGCACGGCAAGTCCGGTTCCCTCACGCTGGAGCGGGGCATGGCCGCATGGGTGGCCGCGGACGACGCCCCGATCCGGCTGGTCGCGCGGGAACCCACCAAGCTGTTCCGCGCCACCGTGGGGCTGTGA
- the ahcY gene encoding adenosylhomocysteinase: protein MTTTESALTADVRNGIDFKVADLSLADYGRRDIELSEQEMPGLMSLRREYAEVQPLKGARISGSLHMTVQTAVLIETLVSLGAQVRWASCNIFSTQDHAAAAVVVGPHGTPEEPKGVPVFAWKGETLEEYWWAAEQMLTWPDEPANMILDDGGDATMLVLRGAQYEKAGVVPPAEDDDPTEWKVFLELLRSRFETDKDKWTKISESVKGVTEETTTGVLRLYQFAAAGDLAFPAINVNDSVTKSKFDNKYGCRHSLIDGINRGTDVLIGGKKVLICGYGDVGKGCADSVKGQGARVVVTEIDPINALQALMEGYDVETVEDAIGEADIVVTATGNKDIITLAHMKAMKDYAVLGNIGHFDNEIQVAQLEKSGATKVNIRPQVDVWTFPDSGKSIILLSEGRLLNLGNATGHPSFVMSNSFSNQVIAQIELWTKNDEYDNEVYRLPKHLDEKVARIHVEALGGKLTKLTKEQAEYIGVDVDGPYKADHYRY from the coding sequence ATGACGACGACCGAAAGTGCGTTGACCGCCGACGTCCGCAATGGCATCGACTTCAAGGTCGCCGACCTGTCGCTGGCGGACTATGGACGGCGCGACATCGAGCTCTCCGAGCAGGAGATGCCCGGCCTGATGTCGTTGCGCCGCGAGTACGCCGAAGTGCAGCCCCTCAAGGGCGCGCGGATCTCGGGCTCGCTGCACATGACCGTCCAGACCGCGGTGCTCATCGAGACCCTTGTCTCGCTGGGCGCACAGGTCCGCTGGGCGTCCTGCAACATCTTCTCCACTCAGGACCACGCCGCCGCCGCGGTGGTCGTGGGCCCGCACGGCACCCCCGAAGAGCCCAAGGGCGTACCGGTGTTCGCCTGGAAGGGCGAGACGCTGGAGGAGTACTGGTGGGCCGCCGAGCAGATGCTCACCTGGCCCGACGAGCCGGCGAACATGATCCTCGACGACGGCGGCGACGCGACCATGCTGGTGCTGCGGGGTGCGCAGTACGAGAAGGCCGGCGTGGTGCCGCCCGCCGAAGACGACGACCCCACCGAGTGGAAAGTCTTCCTCGAACTGCTGCGCAGCCGCTTCGAGACCGACAAGGACAAGTGGACCAAGATCTCCGAGTCGGTCAAGGGCGTCACCGAGGAGACCACCACCGGCGTGCTGCGCCTCTACCAGTTCGCCGCGGCCGGCGACCTGGCCTTCCCGGCGATCAACGTCAACGACTCGGTCACCAAGAGCAAGTTCGACAACAAGTACGGCTGCCGGCACTCGTTGATCGACGGGATCAACCGCGGCACCGACGTGCTGATCGGCGGCAAGAAGGTGCTGATCTGCGGCTACGGCGACGTCGGCAAAGGCTGCGCCGATTCGGTCAAGGGGCAGGGCGCGCGCGTCGTCGTCACCGAGATCGACCCGATCAACGCGCTGCAGGCCCTGATGGAGGGCTACGACGTCGAGACGGTCGAGGACGCGATCGGCGAGGCGGACATCGTCGTCACCGCGACCGGCAACAAGGACATCATCACGCTGGCCCACATGAAGGCGATGAAGGATTACGCCGTGCTGGGCAACATCGGGCACTTCGACAACGAGATCCAGGTCGCCCAGCTGGAGAAGTCCGGGGCCACCAAGGTCAACATCCGCCCCCAGGTCGACGTGTGGACGTTCCCCGACAGCGGCAAGTCGATCATCCTGCTGTCCGAGGGCCGGCTGCTGAACCTGGGCAACGCCACGGGCCACCCGTCGTTCGTGATGAGCAACAGCTTCTCCAACCAGGTCATCGCCCAGATCGAGCTGTGGACCAAGAACGACGAGTATGACAACGAGGTGTACCGGCTGCCCAAGCACCTCGACGAGAAGGTGGCCCGCATCCACGTCGAGGCGCTCGGCGGCAAGCTGACCAAGCTCACCAAGGAGCAGGCCGAGTACATCGGCGTCGACGTCGACGGCCCCTACAAGGCCGACCACTACCGCTACTGA
- a CDS encoding rubredoxin yields MSDYRLFRCLQCGFEYDEAQGWPEDGIEPGTRWDEIPEDWSCPDCGAAKSDFEMVEVARS; encoded by the coding sequence ATGAGTGACTACAGACTGTTCCGTTGCCTGCAGTGCGGCTTCGAGTACGACGAGGCGCAGGGCTGGCCGGAAGACGGCATCGAGCCCGGCACCCGTTGGGACGAGATACCCGAAGACTGGAGCTGCCCCGACTGCGGCGCCGCGAAGTCCGACTTCGAGATGGTGGAAGTAGCCAGGTCCTGA
- a CDS encoding FAD-dependent oxidoreductase, with the protein MPGSGPNTRDHAVVIGGSIAGLCAARVLSDSFSRVTVYERDELPGIPANRATVPQDRHLHMLMARGADEFESLFPGLLKDMVAAGVPILENRPDCIHLGAAGHVLGTGHTLRDEFTAYVPSRPHLEWQLRTRTQDIPNVEIVRRSVAEPRFDRARQRVTGVLLDASDPEPEFVAADLVVDAAGRGTRLPAWLEQWGYPRPDEEVLDIGIHYATHRFRLPDGLIAEKVVVAGASHDQSLGLGMLFYEDGAWVLTTFGVADAKPPRTFPEMLALADQLLPAHFGAALRHAEPFGEPAFHAFPASRWRRYDKLERLPAGIIPLGDAVASFNPTFGQGMTMTSLQAGHLRRALQLPDDQMAAALNRATFKTTYPVWMMNAIGDVTFHHAGTKKPVPWWWRPSGALFDQFLGAAETDPVLAEWFLRRFSLLDSLYMVPPPRIVGRAMRHNMRLWLGERREAARQRRRVAIASAAQPGEAGRHHRV; encoded by the coding sequence GTGCCGGGTAGCGGACCAAACACCAGAGACCACGCGGTTGTCATCGGGGGAAGCATCGCCGGCCTGTGCGCCGCACGGGTGTTGTCGGACTCCTTCTCCCGGGTCACCGTCTACGAGCGCGACGAACTGCCGGGCATCCCGGCAAACCGCGCAACCGTCCCCCAGGACCGTCATCTGCACATGTTGATGGCCCGCGGGGCGGACGAGTTCGAGAGCCTGTTCCCCGGACTGCTGAAGGACATGGTGGCGGCGGGCGTTCCGATCCTGGAGAACCGGCCGGACTGCATCCACCTCGGCGCCGCGGGCCACGTTCTGGGGACCGGACACACGCTGCGCGACGAGTTCACCGCCTACGTTCCCAGCCGCCCGCACCTGGAATGGCAGCTGCGCACCCGCACCCAGGACATTCCCAATGTCGAGATCGTGCGACGTTCGGTGGCCGAACCGCGATTCGACCGCGCCCGGCAGCGCGTGACCGGAGTGCTGCTGGACGCGAGCGATCCCGAGCCGGAATTCGTGGCGGCCGACCTGGTCGTGGACGCCGCCGGCCGCGGCACCCGGCTGCCCGCGTGGTTGGAGCAGTGGGGATATCCACGCCCCGACGAAGAAGTCCTGGACATCGGCATCCACTACGCCACCCACCGGTTCCGGCTGCCCGACGGTCTGATCGCGGAGAAGGTCGTGGTGGCCGGCGCTTCCCACGACCAGTCGCTGGGGCTGGGCATGCTGTTCTACGAGGACGGCGCCTGGGTGCTGACCACCTTCGGGGTGGCCGACGCGAAGCCGCCGCGAACGTTCCCCGAGATGCTCGCGCTGGCCGACCAGCTGTTACCCGCCCACTTCGGCGCCGCGCTGCGACACGCGGAACCCTTCGGCGAGCCGGCCTTTCACGCCTTCCCGGCCAGCAGATGGCGTCGCTACGACAAGCTCGAACGCCTTCCGGCCGGCATCATCCCGCTCGGCGACGCCGTCGCCAGCTTCAACCCCACCTTCGGTCAGGGCATGACGATGACGTCGCTGCAGGCCGGCCACCTGCGCCGCGCGTTGCAACTGCCCGACGACCAGATGGCCGCGGCGCTGAATCGGGCCACCTTCAAGACCACCTACCCGGTGTGGATGATGAACGCCATCGGTGACGTCACCTTCCACCACGCCGGAACCAAGAAGCCCGTCCCCTGGTGGTGGCGGCCCTCCGGCGCGCTGTTCGACCAGTTCCTGGGCGCCGCCGAGACGGACCCCGTGCTGGCGGAGTGGTTTCTGCGCCGGTTCTCGCTGCTGGACAGCCTGTACATGGTCCCGCCCCCGCGGATTGTCGGCCGGGCCATGCGACACAACATGCGGCTGTGGCTCGGCGAACGCCGGGAGGCGGCCCGGCAGCGGCGTCGCGTGGCGATCGCGAGCGCGGCGCAGCCGGGCGAAGCGGGTCGCCACCATCGGGTCTAG
- a CDS encoding rubredoxin, protein MASYACPVCDYVYDEAKGEAREGFPAGTRWAEIPDDWCCPDCAVREKVDFEPRGANR, encoded by the coding sequence ATGGCCTCCTATGCGTGCCCGGTGTGCGACTACGTCTACGACGAGGCCAAAGGTGAGGCCCGGGAAGGCTTTCCGGCGGGGACGCGCTGGGCGGAGATTCCCGACGACTGGTGCTGCCCGGACTGCGCGGTGCGCGAGAAGGTCGACTTCGAACCTCGAGGAGCGAATCGATGA
- a CDS encoding APC family permease, with translation MANRWRTKSVEQSIADTDEPDTRLRKELTWRDLAVFGVAVVIGAGIFTVTASTTGDVTGPAVWVSFVIAAGTCALAALCYAEFASTLPVAGSAYTFSYATFGEFLAWIIGWNLLLELAVGAAVVAKGWSSYLGTVFGFAGGTAQLGSFTLDWGALLIVAIVSTLIALGTKLSSRFSAVITTIKVAVVVFVVVVGAFYIKAANYSPFIPKPQAGGDQRGIDQSVLSLLTGAHNSHYGWYGVLAGASIVFFAFIGFDIVATMAEETREPQRDVPKGILASLAIVTVLYVAVSVVLSGMVPYTELKTRPGGTPANLTTAFTANGIHWASGVIAVGALAGLTTVVMVLMLGQCRVLFAMARDGLLPRRLAKTGARGTPVRITVLVAAVVAVTASVFPITKLEEMVNVGTLFAFVLVSAGVIVLRRNRPDLERGFRAPWVPALPIASIVACVWLMVNLTALTWVRFGVWLVVGTAIYAGYGHRHSVQGRRDAGELEALAPVEADR, from the coding sequence ATGGCCAACCGATGGCGCACGAAGTCCGTCGAGCAGTCGATCGCCGACACCGACGAGCCGGACACGCGGCTGCGCAAGGAGCTGACCTGGCGCGATCTCGCGGTCTTCGGGGTGGCGGTGGTGATCGGCGCCGGAATCTTCACCGTGACCGCGTCGACAACCGGCGACGTCACGGGTCCGGCGGTCTGGGTGTCGTTCGTGATCGCGGCGGGCACCTGTGCGCTGGCGGCGCTGTGCTACGCGGAATTCGCCTCGACGCTGCCGGTCGCCGGCAGCGCCTACACCTTCTCCTACGCGACGTTCGGCGAATTCCTCGCCTGGATCATCGGCTGGAATTTGCTGCTGGAACTCGCGGTCGGCGCCGCCGTCGTGGCCAAAGGCTGGTCGAGTTACCTCGGCACGGTCTTCGGCTTCGCCGGGGGCACGGCCCAACTCGGGTCGTTCACATTGGACTGGGGAGCGCTGCTGATCGTCGCGATCGTGTCGACCCTCATCGCCCTGGGGACCAAGCTGTCGTCGAGGTTCTCCGCGGTGATCACCACCATCAAGGTCGCGGTGGTCGTCTTCGTCGTCGTCGTCGGGGCTTTCTACATCAAGGCGGCGAACTACTCGCCCTTCATTCCCAAGCCACAGGCCGGCGGCGACCAGCGTGGCATCGACCAGTCGGTGCTGTCGCTGCTCACCGGGGCCCATAACAGTCACTACGGGTGGTACGGCGTGCTGGCGGGCGCGTCGATCGTGTTCTTCGCGTTCATTGGTTTCGACATCGTGGCCACCATGGCCGAGGAGACCAGGGAGCCCCAGCGTGACGTGCCGAAGGGGATCCTGGCGTCGCTCGCGATCGTGACGGTCCTCTACGTCGCGGTCTCCGTGGTGCTGTCGGGAATGGTGCCCTACACCGAGCTCAAGACCCGGCCGGGCGGTACGCCGGCGAATCTGACCACGGCGTTCACGGCGAACGGAATTCACTGGGCGAGCGGGGTCATCGCGGTCGGGGCGCTGGCGGGTCTGACCACCGTGGTGATGGTGCTGATGCTCGGGCAGTGTCGGGTGTTGTTCGCGATGGCGCGCGACGGCCTGCTGCCGCGGCGGCTCGCCAAGACCGGCGCGCGGGGCACCCCCGTGCGCATCACGGTGCTGGTCGCGGCCGTGGTGGCCGTGACGGCGTCGGTCTTTCCCATCACCAAGCTCGAGGAGATGGTCAACGTTGGGACGCTGTTCGCGTTCGTCCTGGTGTCGGCGGGCGTGATCGTGTTGCGCCGCAACCGGCCCGACCTGGAACGGGGCTTCCGGGCGCCGTGGGTGCCGGCTCTGCCGATCGCGTCGATCGTCGCGTGCGTGTGGCTGATGGTGAACCTCACCGCGCTGACCTGGGTGAGGTTCGGTGTCTGGCTGGTGGTGGGCACGGCGATCTACGCCGGATACGGCCACCGGCATTCGGTGCAGGGCCGCCGCGACGCGGGGGAGCTCGAGGCGCTCGCGCCGGTCGAGGCTGACCGCTAG
- a CDS encoding alkane 1-monooxygenase, which yields MTTLRPESELSEAPVWRDKKRRLWLMGLIAPTALFVMLPIVWGLNRLGWHAAAQVPLWIGPILLYVLLPILDLRFGPDGQNPPDEVMERLENDKYYRYCTYIYVPFQYASVVVGAYLFTASNLSWLGFEGALGWVGKLGVALSVGVLGGVGINTAHEMGHKKDSLERWLSKITLAQTCYGHFYIEHNRGHHVRVATPEDPASARFGETFWEFLPRSVFGSLRSSLRLEAQRLRRLGRSPWDPRTYASNDVLNAWAMSALLWGALIWAFGPALIPFVVIQAVFGFSLLESVNYLEHYGLLRQQKSGGRYERCAPVHSWNSDHIVTNLFLYHLQRHSDHHANPTRRYQTLRSMTGAPNLPSGYASMIALTYVPPLWRKVMDHRVLDHYDGDITRVNVQPRLREKMLARYGEAGQR from the coding sequence ATGACCACGCTGAGGCCCGAATCGGAACTCTCCGAGGCGCCCGTCTGGCGGGACAAGAAGCGTCGTCTCTGGCTGATGGGGCTGATCGCTCCGACGGCGCTGTTCGTGATGCTGCCGATCGTCTGGGGATTGAACCGGCTCGGTTGGCATGCCGCCGCACAGGTGCCGTTGTGGATCGGCCCGATCCTGCTCTACGTGCTGTTGCCCATCCTGGATCTGCGCTTCGGGCCCGACGGGCAGAACCCGCCCGACGAGGTCATGGAGCGGCTGGAGAACGACAAGTACTACCGCTATTGCACCTACATCTATGTCCCCTTCCAGTACGCCAGCGTCGTCGTCGGCGCCTACCTGTTCACCGCGTCGAACCTGAGCTGGCTGGGCTTCGAGGGTGCGCTGGGCTGGGTCGGGAAACTGGGTGTCGCCCTCTCGGTCGGTGTCCTCGGCGGGGTGGGCATCAACACGGCCCACGAGATGGGGCACAAGAAGGACTCGCTGGAGCGGTGGCTGTCCAAGATCACCCTCGCGCAGACGTGCTACGGCCATTTCTACATAGAGCACAACCGCGGTCACCACGTGCGGGTGGCCACGCCCGAGGACCCCGCGTCCGCCCGCTTCGGGGAGACGTTCTGGGAGTTCCTGCCGCGCAGCGTCTTCGGCAGCCTGCGCTCGTCGCTGCGGCTGGAGGCGCAGCGCCTGCGCCGGCTGGGCAGGAGCCCGTGGGACCCGCGCACATACGCGTCCAACGACGTGCTCAACGCCTGGGCGATGTCGGCCCTGTTGTGGGGTGCGCTGATCTGGGCCTTCGGGCCGGCGCTGATCCCCTTCGTGGTCATCCAGGCGGTCTTCGGCTTCAGCCTGCTCGAATCCGTCAACTACCTCGAGCACTACGGGCTGCTGCGGCAACAGAAGTCGGGCGGCCGCTACGAGCGTTGCGCGCCGGTGCACAGCTGGAACTCCGACCACATCGTCACCAACCTGTTCCTGTACCACCTGCAGCGGCACAGCGACCACCACGCCAACCCGACGCGCCGGTACCAGACGCTGCGCAGCATGACGGGCGCCCCCAACCTGCCCAGCGGCTACGCGTCGATGATCGCGCTGACGTATGTGCCGCCGCTGTGGCGCAAGGTGATGGACCACCGGGTGCTCGACCACTACGACGGCGACATCACCCGGGTCAACGTGCAGCCGCGGCTGCGCGAGAAGATGCTGGCCCGCTACGGCGAAGCGGGGCAGCGGTGA